A genomic region of Ammospiza nelsoni isolate bAmmNel1 chromosome 3, bAmmNel1.pri, whole genome shotgun sequence contains the following coding sequences:
- the CRISP2 gene encoding cysteine-rich secretory protein 2 codes for MKSPNEKQIVELHNEIRRSVIPTARNMLKMVWSEKTAKNAQKWANQCGMQVSPRDKRVINGVACGENVLLSAYPRTWADAIQVWYSQSSNFKYGYGAISKNINVESYTQLIWYNSYKVGCGVSYCPTGSYKYFYVCQYCPAGNNPMQIAMPYRSGPKCADCPGHCDKGLCTNPCKYQDLLGNCKNLQMLFGCNHSLVKKKCPASCKCTTQII; via the exons ATGAAG TCTCCAAATGAAAAACAGATCGTTGAGCTGCACAATGAAATCCGGAGATCTGTAATTCCCACAGCCAGGAACATGCTGAAGATG GTGTGGAGTGAGAAAACTGCCAAAAATGCTCAGAAATGGGCAAATCAGTGTGGGATGCAAGTCAGCCCAAGAGACAAGAGAGTTATTAATG GTGTCGCCTGTGGTGAGAATGTGTTACTGTCAGCCTACCCAAGGACATGGGCTGATGCAATTCAAGTGTGGTACAGTCAGTCCTCCAATTTCAAGTATGGATATGGAGCAATCTCAAAAAATATCAATGTTGAGAGCTACACTCAG CTAATCTGGTACAACAGTTACAAGGTGGGATGTGGAGTTTCCTACTGTCCCACAGGCTCCTACAAGTACTTTTATGTTTGTCAATACTGCCCTGC AGGAAATAACCCAATGCAAATAGCTATGCCTTACAGAAGTGGACCAAAATGTGCTGACTGTCCTGGCCACTGTGACAAAGGACTTTGCA CCAACCCTTGCAAGTACCAGGACCTCCTTGGAAACTGCAAAAATCTGCAAATGTTGTTTGGCTGTAACCATTCACTGGTGAAGAAGAAGTGTCCTGCAAGCTGCAAATGCACCACTCAAATCATCTAA